Proteins encoded within one genomic window of Manis pentadactyla isolate mManPen7 chromosome 4, mManPen7.hap1, whole genome shotgun sequence:
- the ST6GALNAC2 gene encoding alpha-N-acetylgalactosaminide alpha-2,6-sialyltransferase 2 isoform X1, with product MGLPRGRLFWLLLLLAAACSGILLALYSSAVEPYPGPRSRARNTTSPEAFFRFKTSNSGAGKSWPCPRPLHLAIQRHHHFRDVFNLSTPVLLSGPLFTQDLWDSLSQHKAPYGWQGLSRQAITSTLSLLNSSESAQLFAASRPPLRGCIRCAVVGNGGILNGSGQGLNIDAHDYVFRLNGAVMKGFENDVGTKISFYGFTVNTMKNSLISYWNLGFTSVPQGQDLRYIFIPSDIRDYVMLRSAILGEPVPEGPDKGDRPQTYFGPEASASKFKLLHPDFVSYLTERFLKSKLINTNFRDLYMPSTGALMLLTALHTCDQVSAYGFITENYWKFSDHYFERVKQPLIFYANHDLPLEATLWKNLHAAGILQLYQR from the exons ATGGGGCTCCCGCGCGGCCGGCTCTtctggctgctgctcctgctCGCGGCCGCCTGCTCCGGGATCCTGCTCGCCCTGTACTCCTCGGCGGTGGAGCCGTACCCGGGGCCCCGCTCCAGAGCCAG GAACACCACATCACCTGAAGCATTCTTTCGATTCAAGACATCGAATTCTGGTGCAGGAAAG AGCTGGCCCTGCCCACGCCCTCTACATCTTGCCATCCAGCGGCACCACCACTTTCGGGACGTGTTCAATCTCTCCACTCCAGTGCTGCTGTCAGGGCCTCTCTTCACCCAGGACCTCTGGGACAGCCTGAGCCAGCACAAAGCCCCCTACGGCTGGCAGGGGCTCTCGCGCCAAG CCATCACCTCCACCCTGAGCCTCCTGAACAGCTCTGAGAGCGCCCAGCTGTTTGCGGCTTCCAGGCCGCCACTTCGGGGCTGCATTCGGTGTGCGGTGGTGGGTAACGGAGGCATTCTGAATGGTTCCGGCCAGGGTTTGAACATCGATGCCCATGACTATGTGTTCAG ACTCAATGGTGCTGTGATGAAAGGCTTTGAGAATGATGTGGGTACCAAGATCTCCTTCTACGGTTTCACTGTGAATACGATGAAGAACTCCCTCATCTCCTACTGGAACCTCGGCTTCACCTCTGTGCCACAAGGACAG GACCTGCGTTACATCTTCATCCCCTCAGACATCCGTGACTATGTGATGCTGAGGTCAGCCATTCTCGGTGAGCCCGTCCCAGAGGGCCCTGATAAAGGGGACAG GCCTCAGACCTATTTTGGACCAGAAGCCTCTGCCAGTAAATTCAAGCTTCTACATCCAGACTTCGTCAGCTACCTGACAGAGAG GTTTTTGAAATCAAAGTTGATTAACACAAATTTTCGAGACCTATATATGCCTAGCACTGGGGCCCTCATGCTGCTAACAGCTTTGCATACCTGTGATCAG GTTAGTGCCTATGGATTTATCACAGAGAACTACTGGAAATTCTCGGACCACTATTTTGAGCGAGTAAAGCAGCCACTCATATTCTATGCAAACCACGATCTGCCCCTAGAAGCTACCTTGTGGAAGAACCTGCACGCGGCTGGCATTCTCCAGCTGTACCAGCGCTGA
- the ST6GALNAC2 gene encoding alpha-N-acetylgalactosaminide alpha-2,6-sialyltransferase 2 isoform X3 — protein MGLPRGRLFWLLLLLAAACSGILLALYSSAVEPYPGPRSRARNTTSPEAFFRFKTSNSGAGKSWPCPRPLHLAIQRHHHFRDVFNLSTPVLLSGPLFTQDLWDSLSQHKAPYGWQGLSRQAITSTLSLLNSSESAQLFAASRPPLRGCIRCAVVGNGGILNGSGQGLNIDAHDYVFRLNGAVMKGFENDVGTKISFYGFTVNTMKNSLISYWNLGFTSVPQGQDLRYIFIPSDIRDYVMLRSAILGEPVPEGPDKGDRFLKSKLINTNFRDLYMPSTGALMLLTALHTCDQVSAYGFITENYWKFSDHYFERVKQPLIFYANHDLPLEATLWKNLHAAGILQLYQR, from the exons ATGGGGCTCCCGCGCGGCCGGCTCTtctggctgctgctcctgctCGCGGCCGCCTGCTCCGGGATCCTGCTCGCCCTGTACTCCTCGGCGGTGGAGCCGTACCCGGGGCCCCGCTCCAGAGCCAG GAACACCACATCACCTGAAGCATTCTTTCGATTCAAGACATCGAATTCTGGTGCAGGAAAG AGCTGGCCCTGCCCACGCCCTCTACATCTTGCCATCCAGCGGCACCACCACTTTCGGGACGTGTTCAATCTCTCCACTCCAGTGCTGCTGTCAGGGCCTCTCTTCACCCAGGACCTCTGGGACAGCCTGAGCCAGCACAAAGCCCCCTACGGCTGGCAGGGGCTCTCGCGCCAAG CCATCACCTCCACCCTGAGCCTCCTGAACAGCTCTGAGAGCGCCCAGCTGTTTGCGGCTTCCAGGCCGCCACTTCGGGGCTGCATTCGGTGTGCGGTGGTGGGTAACGGAGGCATTCTGAATGGTTCCGGCCAGGGTTTGAACATCGATGCCCATGACTATGTGTTCAG ACTCAATGGTGCTGTGATGAAAGGCTTTGAGAATGATGTGGGTACCAAGATCTCCTTCTACGGTTTCACTGTGAATACGATGAAGAACTCCCTCATCTCCTACTGGAACCTCGGCTTCACCTCTGTGCCACAAGGACAG GACCTGCGTTACATCTTCATCCCCTCAGACATCCGTGACTATGTGATGCTGAGGTCAGCCATTCTCGGTGAGCCCGTCCCAGAGGGCCCTGATAAAGGGGACAG GTTTTTGAAATCAAAGTTGATTAACACAAATTTTCGAGACCTATATATGCCTAGCACTGGGGCCCTCATGCTGCTAACAGCTTTGCATACCTGTGATCAG GTTAGTGCCTATGGATTTATCACAGAGAACTACTGGAAATTCTCGGACCACTATTTTGAGCGAGTAAAGCAGCCACTCATATTCTATGCAAACCACGATCTGCCCCTAGAAGCTACCTTGTGGAAGAACCTGCACGCGGCTGGCATTCTCCAGCTGTACCAGCGCTGA
- the ST6GALNAC2 gene encoding alpha-N-acetylgalactosaminide alpha-2,6-sialyltransferase 2 isoform X4, with amino-acid sequence MGLPRGRLFWLLLLLAAACSGILLALYSSAVEPYPGPRSRARNTTSPEAFFRFKTSNSGAGKSWPCPRPLHLAIQRHHHFRDVFNLSTPVLLSGPLFTQDLWDSLSQHKAPYGWQGLSRQAITSTLSLLNSSESAQLFAASRPPLRGCIRCAVVGNGGILNGSGQGLNIDAHDYVFRLNGAVMKGFENDVGTKISFYGFTVNTMKNSLISYWNLGFTSVPQGQDLRYIFIPSDIRDYVMLRSAILGEPVPEGPDKGDRFLKSKLINTNFRDLYMPSTGALMLLTALHTCDQLLYAVFKEHIIELLVKANPLSTSGQGHSLMRIF; translated from the exons ATGGGGCTCCCGCGCGGCCGGCTCTtctggctgctgctcctgctCGCGGCCGCCTGCTCCGGGATCCTGCTCGCCCTGTACTCCTCGGCGGTGGAGCCGTACCCGGGGCCCCGCTCCAGAGCCAG GAACACCACATCACCTGAAGCATTCTTTCGATTCAAGACATCGAATTCTGGTGCAGGAAAG AGCTGGCCCTGCCCACGCCCTCTACATCTTGCCATCCAGCGGCACCACCACTTTCGGGACGTGTTCAATCTCTCCACTCCAGTGCTGCTGTCAGGGCCTCTCTTCACCCAGGACCTCTGGGACAGCCTGAGCCAGCACAAAGCCCCCTACGGCTGGCAGGGGCTCTCGCGCCAAG CCATCACCTCCACCCTGAGCCTCCTGAACAGCTCTGAGAGCGCCCAGCTGTTTGCGGCTTCCAGGCCGCCACTTCGGGGCTGCATTCGGTGTGCGGTGGTGGGTAACGGAGGCATTCTGAATGGTTCCGGCCAGGGTTTGAACATCGATGCCCATGACTATGTGTTCAG ACTCAATGGTGCTGTGATGAAAGGCTTTGAGAATGATGTGGGTACCAAGATCTCCTTCTACGGTTTCACTGTGAATACGATGAAGAACTCCCTCATCTCCTACTGGAACCTCGGCTTCACCTCTGTGCCACAAGGACAG GACCTGCGTTACATCTTCATCCCCTCAGACATCCGTGACTATGTGATGCTGAGGTCAGCCATTCTCGGTGAGCCCGTCCCAGAGGGCCCTGATAAAGGGGACAG GTTTTTGAAATCAAAGTTGATTAACACAAATTTTCGAGACCTATATATGCCTAGCACTGGGGCCCTCATGCTGCTAACAGCTTTGCATACCTGTGATCAG CTACTCTATGCAGTCTTTAAGGAGCACATTATCGAACTGCTCGTGAAAGCCAATCCTCTCAGCACAAGCGGACAGGGGCATTCTCTTATGAGGATTTTCTAA
- the ST6GALNAC2 gene encoding alpha-N-acetylgalactosaminide alpha-2,6-sialyltransferase 2 isoform X2 → MGLPRGRLFWLLLLLAAACSGILLALYSSAVEPYPGPRSRARNTTSPEAFFRFKTSNSGAGKSWPCPRPLHLAIQRHHHFRDVFNLSTPVLLSGPLFTQDLWDSLSQHKAPYGWQGLSRQAITSTLSLLNSSESAQLFAASRPPLRGCIRCAVVGNGGILNGSGQGLNIDAHDYVFRLNGAVMKGFENDVGTKISFYGFTVNTMKNSLISYWNLGFTSVPQGQDLRYIFIPSDIRDYVMLRSAILGEPVPEGPDKGDRPQTYFGPEASASKFKLLHPDFVSYLTERFLKSKLINTNFRDLYMPSTGALMLLTALHTCDQLLYAVFKEHIIELLVKANPLSTSGQGHSLMRIF, encoded by the exons ATGGGGCTCCCGCGCGGCCGGCTCTtctggctgctgctcctgctCGCGGCCGCCTGCTCCGGGATCCTGCTCGCCCTGTACTCCTCGGCGGTGGAGCCGTACCCGGGGCCCCGCTCCAGAGCCAG GAACACCACATCACCTGAAGCATTCTTTCGATTCAAGACATCGAATTCTGGTGCAGGAAAG AGCTGGCCCTGCCCACGCCCTCTACATCTTGCCATCCAGCGGCACCACCACTTTCGGGACGTGTTCAATCTCTCCACTCCAGTGCTGCTGTCAGGGCCTCTCTTCACCCAGGACCTCTGGGACAGCCTGAGCCAGCACAAAGCCCCCTACGGCTGGCAGGGGCTCTCGCGCCAAG CCATCACCTCCACCCTGAGCCTCCTGAACAGCTCTGAGAGCGCCCAGCTGTTTGCGGCTTCCAGGCCGCCACTTCGGGGCTGCATTCGGTGTGCGGTGGTGGGTAACGGAGGCATTCTGAATGGTTCCGGCCAGGGTTTGAACATCGATGCCCATGACTATGTGTTCAG ACTCAATGGTGCTGTGATGAAAGGCTTTGAGAATGATGTGGGTACCAAGATCTCCTTCTACGGTTTCACTGTGAATACGATGAAGAACTCCCTCATCTCCTACTGGAACCTCGGCTTCACCTCTGTGCCACAAGGACAG GACCTGCGTTACATCTTCATCCCCTCAGACATCCGTGACTATGTGATGCTGAGGTCAGCCATTCTCGGTGAGCCCGTCCCAGAGGGCCCTGATAAAGGGGACAG GCCTCAGACCTATTTTGGACCAGAAGCCTCTGCCAGTAAATTCAAGCTTCTACATCCAGACTTCGTCAGCTACCTGACAGAGAG GTTTTTGAAATCAAAGTTGATTAACACAAATTTTCGAGACCTATATATGCCTAGCACTGGGGCCCTCATGCTGCTAACAGCTTTGCATACCTGTGATCAG CTACTCTATGCAGTCTTTAAGGAGCACATTATCGAACTGCTCGTGAAAGCCAATCCTCTCAGCACAAGCGGACAGGGGCATTCTCTTATGAGGATTTTCTAA
- the LOC130683639 gene encoding uncharacterized protein LOC130683639 codes for MSSPSHSRTPSPTQSPIQSPTQSQSDEIQQPPSSSGGSAPSPSPSQGPSSPAPSQHPTPNASQPSSPRASSLTPSPHIQHVPRRSAQATPPTSKSGLKFVSRNASQTPPVPLTKSPSYIGPTRGIPSYIAPYVPRILKEPPFFQPPTSPLPQSQCFPRTSPCPAHQRPVPPDSLYFPLLPPPPHHPRVTCSYPTPPALFTPPSSLTYTPPTEVLVSGKPHVVPTLLPATFYTPFSRHYAQPRPCRPAQHRR; via the coding sequence ATGAGCTCCCCCTCCCATTCCCGGACTCCATCCCCTACCCAGTCCCCTATACAGTCCCCTACCCAGTCCCAGTCTGACGAGATCCAGCAGCCCCCCTCCAGCTCTGGTGGCTcggccccttccccctccccgaGCCAGGGGCCCTCCTCCCCCGCCCCCTCTCAGCACCCCACCCCAAATGCCTCACAGCCCTCTTCCCCCCGGGCTTCCTCCCTGACCCCCAGCCCTCACATCCAGCATGTGCCGCGCAGATCTGCCCAGGCCACTCCTCCCACCTCCAAATCGGGCTTAAAATTCGTTTCTCGAAACGCTTCCCAAACTCCCCCTGTGcctctcaccaagtccccctcctaCATCGGACCCACGAGGGGCATCCCTTCCTACATCGCCCCATACGTGCCCCGCATCCTGAAGGAGCCCCCCTTCTTCCAGCCCCCTACATCACCTCTCCCCCAGAGCCAGTGCTTCCCCCGCAcctccccctgcccagcccaccaGCGCCCAGTTCCCCCGGACTCTCTCTactttcctctcctcccaccccctccccaccacccccggGTCACCTGCTCCTACCCGACCCCTCCTGCTCTGTTCACGCCCCCCTCCTCGCTCACCTACACCCCACCCACCGAGGTCCTGGTGAGCGGGAAGCCGCATGTGGTCCCCACCTTGCTGCCGGCCACCTTCTACACCCCCTTCTCCCGCCACTACGCCCAGCCCCGTCCCTGCCGGCCGGCCCAGCACCGCCGC